A section of the Oryza sativa Japonica Group chromosome 1, ASM3414082v1 genome encodes:
- the LOC4325616 gene encoding nucleobase-ascorbate transporter 2, producing the protein MAEVKPEEISYPPMEQLQGFEYCIDSNPPWGEAIILGFQHYILALGTAVMIPAVLVPMMGGSDGDRVRVVQTLLFVTGINTLLQSLFGTRLPTVIGGSYAFVVPIMAIIQDSSLAAIPDDHERFLQTMRAIQGALIVSSSIQIILGYSQLWGIFSRFFSPLGMAPVVALLGFGLFERGFPVVGRCVEVGLPMLILFVVLSQYLKNVQIRDIPILERFSLFICIALVWAYAQILTAGGAYKHSPEVTQINCRTDRANLISSAPWIKIPFPLQWGAPTFSAGQSFGMVSAVLVSLVESTASYKAAARLASATPPPAHILSRGIGWQGIGILLDGLFGTGTGSTVSVENVGLLGSTRIGSRRVIQISAGFMIFFSMLGKFGALFASIPFTIFAAVYCVLFGLVAAVGLSFLQFTNMNSMRNLFIVGVSIFLGLSVPEYFFRYSMAAQRGPAHTKAGWFNDYINTIFSSPPTVGLIVAVFLDNTLEVKNAAKDRGMPWWVPFRSFKGDARSEEFYSLPFNLNRFFPPS; encoded by the exons GGGAGGCGATCATACTGGGATTCCAGCACTACATCCTGGCGCTGGGCACGGCGGTGATGATCCCGGCGGTGCTGGTGCCCATGATGGGCGGGAGCGAc GGGGACAGGGTGAGGGTGGTGCAGACGCTGCTGTTCGTCACCGGCATCAACACGCTGCTGCAGTCGCTGTTCGGGACGCGCCTGCCCACGGTGATCGGCGGATCCTACGCGTTCGTGGTCCCGATAATGGCCATCATACAGGACTCATCGCTCGCCGCCATACCCGACGACCACGAG AGGTTCCTTCAGACCATGAGGGCGATACAGGGGGCACTCATCGTGTCCTCCAGCATTCAGATCATCCTCGGCTACAGCCAGCTGTGGGGCATTTTCTCCAG ATTCTTCAGCCCGTTGGGGATGGCGCCAGTGGTTGCATTGCTCGGGTTTGGCCTTTTCGAAAGAGGATTCCCTGTG GTTGGGAGATGCGTTGAGGTTGGACTTCCAATGTTAATTCTGTTTGTCGTGCTTTCTCAG TATCTGAAGAATGTACAGATAAGAGATATTCCAATACTGGAGAGGTTCTCCCTGTTCATCTGCATCGCGTTGGTTTGGGCCTATGCTCAAATCCTCACTGCAGGTGGCGCGTATAAGCATAGCCCTGAGGTCACTCAGATCAACTGCCGCACTGACCGTGCCAATCTCATCTCTTCCGCGCCATG GATTAAGATCCCTTTTCCACTACAATGGGGCGCACCAACTTTCAGTGCCGGTCAATCCTTTGGTATGGTATCTGCTGTTCTGGTATCGCTAGTAGAG TCCACGGCTTCTTACAAAGCTGCGGCTCGGCTTGCAAGTGCTACTCCACCTCCAGCACATATCCTCAGTAGAGGCATTGGGTGGCAG GGAATTGGTATCCTTCTTGATGGGCTATTTGGAACGGGTACTGGCTCCACCGTGTCAGT GGAGAATGTCGGGTTGTTAGGATCAACGAGGATCGGGAGCCGACGAGTTATACAGATCTCTGCCGGCTTCATGATCTTCTTCTCCATGCTAG GAAAATTTGGAGCATTGTTTGCTTCCATCCCATTTACCATCTTTGCGGCCGTGTACTGCGTCTTGTTTGGACTAGTTG CGGCAGTGGGGCTCTCCTTCTTGCAGTTTACTAACATGAACTCCATGCGCAACCTCTTTATCGTCGGTGTCTCCATCTTTCTTGGCCTATCTGTGCCCGAATACTTTTTCCGGTACAGCATGGCCGCTCAGCGTGGCCCTGCGCACACAAAAGCTGGATGG TTCAACGACTACATCAACACTATCTTCTCATCGCCTCCGACGGTCGGACTGATCGTGGCCGTCTTCCTGGACAACACGCTGGAGGTGAAAAACGCGGCCAAGGACCGGGGGATGCCATGGTGGGTACCGTTCCGGTCGTTCAAGGGGGACGCCAGGAGCGAGGAGTTCTACAGCCTGCCCTTCAACCTCAACCGCTTcttccctccgtcttaa